The Melospiza georgiana isolate bMelGeo1 chromosome Z, bMelGeo1.pri, whole genome shotgun sequence genome contains a region encoding:
- the CDC37L1 gene encoding hsp90 co-chaperone Cdc37-like 1, with protein sequence MALWLPRSRDGGALEEEDEERTQAAAFRQRLPEVQTYSQGIELACQKEREFVKHSVECTWNLAEAQQKFGSLALHNSESCDQESAQARTEAAELRWREEEWRRKEEALNQRERQNLWNTDPVSKEVFNKSFINQKRKEIEDEAVSEPLMQKHEQKIRHFGMLSRWDDSQRFLSDHPYLVCEETSRYLMLWCFHLEAEQKRALMEQVAHQAVVMQFIIEIARSCNVDPRGCFRLFFQKAKTGEGYFEAFKSELEAFKARVRIWSQSHGFQTMLLHDLNVSPGCVGEWTSFLQNTGDLQGSINTDVCSFNSVIQRDEEESKMMDTL encoded by the exons ATGGCGCTGTGGCTGCCGCGCTCCCGGGACGGCGGCGccctggaggaggaggacgaggagcgGACACAGGCTGCCGCCTTCCGCCAGCGCTTGCCGGAGGTGCAG ACATACAGCCAAGGGATTGAATTAGCCTGccaaaaagaaagagaatttgTGAAGCACTCTGTAGAATGCACATGGAACCTAGCAGAAGCCCAGCAAAAATTTGGTAGTTTAGCACTGCATAATTCAGAATCCTGTGATCAGGAATCTGCTCAAGCAAGGACTGAAGCTGCCGAGTTGAGATGGAGAGAGGAAGagtggagaagaaaagaagaagcgCTAAACCAGAGGGAACGACAGAATCTATGGAACACAGATCCTGTTAGTAAAGAAGTTTTTAATAAG AGTTTTATtaatcaaaaaagaaaagaaattgaagATGAGGCTGTGTCTGAACCACTTATGCAAAAACATGAACAAAAGATTAGACACTTCG GCATGCTGAGCAGATGGGATGATAGTCAAAGGTTTTTGTCTGATCACCCATACCTTGTATGTGAAGAAACATCTAGGTATCTCATGTTGTGGTGTTTTCATCTAGAAGCTGAACAG aaaagagCTCTGATGGAGCAAGTAGCACACCAAGCAGTTGTAATGCAGTTTATTATAGAAATTGCCAGAAGCTGCAATGTGGATCCAAGAGGATGTTTTCGTCTCTTTTTCCAAAAAGCCAAA acaGGAGAAGGCTACTTTGAGGCCTTTAAAAGTGAACTTGAGGCATTCAAGGCGAGAGTGAGAATCTGGTCACAATCACATGGCTTTCAGACCATGTTACTCCATGATCTCAATGTCAGTCCTGGCTGTGTGGGAGAATGGACATCTTTTTTACAG AACACAGGAGATCTACAAGGTTCCATAAACACAGATGTCTGCAGTTTCAACTCTGTGATACAGAGAGATGAAGAAGAATCCAAAATGATGGACACATTATAG